The Vigna unguiculata cultivar IT97K-499-35 chromosome 6, ASM411807v1, whole genome shotgun sequence genome contains a region encoding:
- the LOC114188444 gene encoding uncharacterized protein LOC114188444: protein MANRRRRNNAGADEIANAIHRMVDAMQLVTAQPRAMIPPVRPVTMEDFMRHKPVKFTSKATPDEADAWLRECEKIFRVIKCTEAQKLTFATFLLVTNANARHECEAEFLTLQQGNMYVQAYVERFEYMARFYSQAIAEEWRCMKFEGGLRHELRQFIVPLRVREFPVLSN, encoded by the exons ATGGCTAATAGGAGACGCAGGAATAACGCTGGGGCTGATGAGATTGCCAATGCAATCCATAGGATGGTGGACGCGATGCAGCTTGTTACAGCCCAGCCGAGGGCGATGATTCCCCCTGTCAGACCAGTGACGATGGAGGACTTCATGCGTCACAAGCCGGTGAAATTTACAAGCAAAGCAACCCCAGACGAGGCAGATGCCTGGTTGAGGGAGTGTGAGAAGATCTTTAGGGTGATCAAGTGCACCGAGGCTCAGAAACTTACGTTTGCCACTTTCTTGTTGGTGACAAACGCAAA CGCTAGGCATGAGTGCGAAGCTGAGTTCCTCACCCTGCAGCAGGGGAACATGTATGTACAGGCGTATGTGGAACGATTTGAGTACATGGCGAGGTTCTACTCGCAGGCCATCGCTGAAGAATGGCGTTGCATGAAATTTGAGGGAGGTTTGAGGCATGAGTTGCGGCAATTCATTGTACCCCTGAGGGTTAGAGAGTTTCCCGTCTTGAGTAATTGA